In Equus przewalskii isolate Varuska chromosome 6, EquPr2, whole genome shotgun sequence, one DNA window encodes the following:
- the LOC103567462 gene encoding olfactory receptor 10A5, translating to MSMAEGNWTKVNEFILMSFSSLPAKIQSLLFLTFLIIYLVTLLGNSLIILVTLADPVLHSPMYFFLRNLSFLEIGFNLVIVPKMLGTLLAWDTTISFLGCATQMYFFFFFGVAECFLLATMAYDRYVAICNPLHYPVIMNQRTRAKLAVASWFPGFPVATVQTTWLFSFPFCGTNKVNHFFCDSPPVLKLVCADTALFEIYAIVGTILVVMIPCLLILCSYTCIAAAILNIPSAKGKHRAFSTCSSHLLVVSLFYVSSSLTYFRPKSNNSPKSKKLLSLSYTVVTPMLNPIIYSLRNNEVKNALSRTFRKALGLRNCIP from the coding sequence ATGTCTATGGCTGAAGGAAACTGGACAAAAGTTAATGAGTTTATCCTCATGAGCTTCTCTTCCCTACCTGCTAAAATACAGTCCTTACTCTTCCtgacatttttaatcatttacctGGTCACCCTGTTGGGAAACAGCCTCATCATTCTGGTTACTTTGGCTGACCCCGTGCTGCACAgtcccatgtacttcttcctcaggAATTTGTCCTTCCTGGAGATTGGCTTCAACCTAGTCATTGTGCCCAAGATGCTGGGAACCCTGCTTGCCTGGGACACAACCATCTCCTTCCTTGGCTGTGCCACTCagatgtatttcttcttcttcttcggAGTTGCTGAATGCTTCCTCCTGGCCACCATGGCGTACGACCGCTATGTAGCCATCTGCAATCCCTTGCACTACCCTGTCATCATGAACCAAAGGACACGTGCCAAACTGGCTGTTGCCTCCTGGTTTCCAGGCTTTCCTGTAGCTACAGTGCAGACCACGTGGCTCTTCAGCTTTCCATTCTGTGGCACGAACAAGGTGaaccacttcttctgtgacagCCCACCTGTGCTGAAGTTGGTctgtgcagacacagcactgttTGAGATCTATGCGATCGTTGGAACCATTCTGGTTGTGATGATACCCTGCTTGCTGATCCTGTGTTCTTACACTTGCATTGCTGCTGCCATCCTCAATATTCCTTCAGCTAAAGGGAAGCATAGAGCCTTCTctacctgctcctcccaccttcttgttGTCTCCCTTTTCTATGTATCTTCAAGCCTCACCTACTTCCGGCCTAAGTCCAATAATTCTCCCAAGAGCAAGAAGCTACTGTCGTTATCATACACTGTTGTGACTCCCATGTTGAACCCCAtcatctacagcctgagaaaTAATGAGGTGAAGAATGCCCTCAGCCGAACCTTCCGCAAGGCTTTAGGCCTCAGAAACTGCATCCCGTAG